From one Drosophila subpulchrella strain 33 F10 #4 breed RU33 chromosome 3L, RU_Dsub_v1.1 Primary Assembly, whole genome shotgun sequence genomic stretch:
- the LOC119553755 gene encoding protein masquerade, translating into MQRHPSTMSRLVLPLIFGVLLISKPSPSQAQDESLAGSFLSGLLDTITSTADAKDCPGVCVHTLATLICYEVLDDVACPSASMKCCIENAPAGKNVTAVRATTTPKTTTTASTTTTQRTTTTVATTSTTKRTTTTSTTPKPKPKPQTKRPTTSTTTKATAATTKKPSTTKKVATAKPKDKEEATKAEDANKDCTGVCVADRIAEYCEAYLTSDGLCKEGTKCCVSLDEYSNGKLPKDIYIPAKHMSNLKPNQTLSEKSAPSKSSSTSTSSTTTTSTTTTPEPARTNNSSPKPSKHKKHPTTTTTEAADEDEDQETEEDGEEEEPPLSNKLKSGQGQGQVLKECEGECMNGIFAIFCDDIDSEAFCPGEGSCCVTGSASEASPASKAPPTKPAIKHAPKPAAKPAKPARPASPPPPPPASTSGGGGGGGGGGDFLSQIISFAESTLNSPAPPPPPPQAPVQVPRCPGFCLLNIMAAFCERPSILVSTPTTCAKGSVCCDNSRAGAPKPKLPPPTPSPTAPPTAPPYVLPNTPSPDPREECPGSCIVSLLSFTCFKNAEMTDMFRCKRSGQICCAPKSKILEKQQFQTRNDTAYYPAPPPPPIGPPQAYPPQTPPYSYMNNPPPQGPPPPQMAPHHPNPYQPPPPAPNYGDYYPVSGPAGLPPQPQTTPPTTTTTTTTPRPHVYSKYVCGVKGTLRTGRAQSQALSLVSYARAKYGVQRTARQITSSAGYSGNFNKSNERLVLGSAIVPIQIHNDKLGDLVESSSLQSNQLRSYHNHQESMNQPDLVYPEYYHQQRSLHGLQSNFSGRRRARVVGGEDGENGEWCWQVALINSLNQYLCGAALIGTQWVLTAAHCVTNIVRSGDAIYVRVGDYDLTRKYGSPGAQTLRVATTYIHHNHNSQTLDNDIALLKLHGQAELRDGVCLVCLPARGVSHAAGKRCTVTGYGYMGEAGPIPLRVREAEIPIVSDTECIRKVNAVTEKIFILPASSFCAGGEEGHDACQGDGGGPLVCQDDGFFELAGLVSWGFGCGRQDVPGVYVKTSSFIGWINQIISVNNL; encoded by the exons ATGCAAAGACATCCCAGCACAATGAGCCGCCTTGTTCTGCCCCTGATCTTTGGCGTTTTGCTGATCAGTAAACCATCGCCATCACAGGCTCAGGATGAATCACTGGCTGGCAGTTTTCTATCAG GCCTTTTGGACACCATAACGAGTACAGCAGATGCCAAGGATTGTCCTGGAGTTTGTGTCCACACTTTGGCTACTTTGATATGCTACGAAGTTCTAGACGATGTGGCATGTCCTTCGGCCAGCATGAAATGCTGCATAGAGAATGCTCCAG ctggTAAAAATGTAACTGCTGTCAGGGCCACAACAACGCCAAAAACCACAACCACtgccagcaccaccaccactcaGAGGACAACCACTACGGTGGCCACCACTAGCACCACAAAgcgcaccaccaccaccagtaCCACGCCAAAACCCAAGCCAAAACCACAGACCAAGAGACCCACTACCAGCACCACCACAAAAGCCACAGCGGCCACCACCAAGAAACCCAGCACCACCAAGAAGGTGGCCACTGCCAAGCCCAAGGACAAGGAGGAGGCCACCAAGGCGGAGGATGCCAACA AGGACTGCACTGGAGTCTGTGTGGCGGACCGCATAGCGGAGTACTGTGAGGCCTATTTGACCAGCGATGGACTGTGCAAAGAGGGCACCAAGTGCTGTGTCTCCCTGGACGAGTACTCCAATGGCAAGCTGCCCAAGGATATCTACATTCCAGCCA AGCACATGAGCAACTTGAAGCCCAATCAGACGCTATCCGAGAAATCAGCTCCCTCTAAGAGTTCCAGTACGTCCACTAGTAGCACCACtaccaccagcaccaccaccactccGGAGCCGGCCAGAACCAATAATAGTTCTCCAAAGCCCAGCAAGCACAAGAAGCATCCAACAACCACCACCACGGAGGCGGCCGACGAGGATGAGGATCAGGAGACGGAGGAGGAtggcgaggaggaggagccaCCATTGAGCAACAAACTGAAGTCCGGACAGGGTCAGGGTCAGGTGTTGAAGGAATGCGAGGGCGAGTGCATGAATGGGATATTCGCCATCTTCTGCGATGACATTGATTCCGAGGCCTTTTGTCCGGGAGAAGGAAGCTGTTGTGTGACCGGATCTGCGTCTGAGGCATCTCCCGCCTCTAAGGCTCCACCAACGAAGCCAGCCATCAAACATGCACCCAAACCTGCCGCCAAGCCGGCTAAGCCCGCCCGTCCTGCCTCTCCACCGCCACCACCCCCAGCTTCCACttccggaggaggaggaggcggcggaggaggaggtgaCTTCCTTTCTCAGATCATATCATTTGCGGAGAGCACTCTGAACTCCCCAGCTcctccaccaccacctccgCAGGCTCCAGTTCAAGTGCCACGCTGTCCAGGATTCTGTCTGCTCAACATCATGGCCGCCTTCTGCGAGAGACCCTCGATTCTGGTCTCTACACCCACCACCTGTGCCAAGGGATCCGTGTGCTGCGACAATTCGAGGGCTGGAGCACCCAAGCCCAAGTTGCCACCGCCCACGCCCTCGCCCACAGCCCCGCCCACCGCTCCGCCCTATGTCCTGCCCAACACTCCAAGTCCCGATCCCCGAGAGGAATGCCCTGGATCCTGTATCGTCAGCCTGCTTAGCTTCACCTGCTTCA AAAACGCCGAGATGACTGACATGTTCCGCTGCAAGCGTTCCGGCCAGATTTGCTGTGCGCCCAAGAGCAAGATCCTGGAGAAGCAACAATTCCAGACGCGCAACGATACCGCCTACTATCCGGCACCACCCCCACCACCCATTGGTCCACCCCAGGCGTATCCGCCACAGACGCCACCCTATTCCTACATGAACAACCCACCGCCACAGGGACCACCACCACCGCAGATGGCGCCACATCATCCAAATCCCTACCAGCCACCGCCGCCGGCTCCCAACTACGGAGATTACTATCCAGTTTCGGGACCAGCAGGACTTCCACCACAACCTCAGACCACACCACCCACCACGACCACAACAACCACGACTCCAAGGCCACATGTCTACTCCAAGTACGTTTGCGGAGTCAAAGGAACTCTGCGAACAGGACGAGCCCAATCCCAAGCCCTTTCCCTGGTCTCCTATGCCCGTGCCAAGTATGGAGTACAGCGAACAGCTCGCCAGATCACCTCCTCCGCCGGCTACTCCGGTAACTTCAACAAGTCTAACGAGAGATTGGTCCTCGGATCCGCCATTGTGCCCATCCAGATCCACAACGATAAACTGGGTGACCTTGTCGAATCTAGCAGTCTGCAGAGCAACCAACTCCGCTCCTATCACAATCACCAGGAGTCTATGAACCAGCCGGATCTGGTTTATCCAGAGTACTATCACCAACAGAGATCGCTCCACGGACTTCAGTCCAATTTCAGTGGACGGCGAAGGGCTCGCGTGGTGGGCGGAGAGGATGGCGAAAATGGGGAGTGGTGCTGGCAGGTGGCTTTGATCAACTCCCTCAATCAATACCTCTGTGGAGCAGCTCTCATTGGAACCCAGTGGGTCCTCACGGCAGCCCATTGTGTCACCAA CATTGTTCGCTCTGGAGATGCCATCTATGTGCGCGTGGGCGACTACGATCTGACCAGGAAATACGGCAGTCCCGGGGCTCAAACCCTGCGCGTGGCCACCACCTACATCCATCACAACCACAACAGTCAGACCTTGGACAACGATATTGCCCTGCTGAAACTCCATGGCCAAGCTGAGCTCCGGGATGGAGTGTGCTTGGTGTGTCTCCCGGCTCGAGGAGTCAGCCATGCGGCGGGCAAGCGATGCACTGTGACCGGATATGGATACATGGGAGAAG CTGGTCCCATTCCCCTGCGAGTACGTGAGGCAGAGATTCCGATTGTTAGTGACACGGAGTGCATCCGAAAGGTCAACGCCGTGACGGAGAAGATCTTCATCCTGCCCGCCTCCAGTTTCTGTGCCGGCGGAGAGGAGGGACACGATGCCTGCCAGGGTGATGGAGGCGGTCCTCTGGTTTGCCAGGATGATGGATTCTTCGAGCTGGCCGGCCTCGTTTCCTGGGGATTCGGCTGCGGACGCCAGGATGTGCCCGGCGTCTATGTGAAGACGTCCTCTTTCATCGGCTGGATCAACCAGATCATCAGCGTGAATAACTTATAG
- the LOC119554535 gene encoding NGFI-A-binding protein homolog isoform X1, translating to MEANSNPTTPTTAVATTTSTSSPSPAASTSSKGHSQAASTCSASASASASASVSASAPATQSQLLTTSLEIHKVEDLYNLSLASGLSEGQRSLSGAPSASSSPIMSPQGKIFGRNANGTMITTSRPGNEAEVQLYRVLQRASLLAYYDTLLEMGGDDVQQLYDAGEEEFLEIMALVGMASKPLHVRRLQKALHEWANNPGLFQGPMLPHLGLCETPPKPALVFNPDTTPALPRQKFPSFNPSATSSFQPSPLPPAAVPTSVSVTVPAGPLVTQISCPSAPPVPMPLVLPSTPLTSSPHPSANSSLPANTAHQVSSSSPQLTPVLTEMQIQRITMCAEKIGRQLPQREPRAQTTRKRTTRELEQVIAMAEQDPRRMDEIRKYSAIYGRFDCKRRPEKPLTLHEVCVNEAAAQLCRNPQTIWLLTRRDELFPLARQIVKDAGFGHSASIARYGGLLTQLPSQGAGLGGGRAGPGDTDCESSDAAAVPSKRQRLSSTEAAQLPLDLNREAVEDSRYNLFAMYQKFAKPPFDLTEIAKFSLGKAADYEDNDSRFSFSNSSSPTMPVSMCWSSTRALRSPGKALE from the exons ATGGAGGCGAATTCAAATCCCACAACTCCCACGACGGCGGTGGCCACcaccacatccacatccagtCCATCGCCAGCTgcgagcaccagcagcaaaggACACAGTCAAGCCGCCTCCACTTgctccgcatccgcatccgcctCTGCATCCGCATCCGTATCCGCATCCGCACCCGCCACACAGTCCCAGCTGCTAACCACAAGTCTGGAAATCCACAAGGTGGAGGATCTGTACAATCTGTCCCTGGCCAGCGGCTTGTCCGAGGGTCAGAGATCCCTTTCGGGAGCCCCGTCGGCCTCCTCCAGTCCCATCATGAGTCCGCAGGGCAAGATATTCGGAAGGAATGCGAATGGAACAA TGATCACCACATCGCGACCGGGCAACGAGGCGGAGGTGCAGCTGTACCGGGTCCTCCAGAGGGCCAGTCTGCTGGCCTACTACGACACCCTACTGGAAATGGGCGGCGACGATGTGCAGCAGCTGTACGATGCCGGCGAGGAGGAGTTCCTCGAGATCATGGCCCTGGTGGGCATGGCCTCCAAGCCGCTCCACGTCCGCCGGCTGCAGAAGGCGCTCCACGAGTGGGCCAACAATCCGGGACTCTTCCAGGGTCCCATGCTGCCGCACTTGG GTCTCTGCGAAACGCCACCGAAACCGGCTTTGGTCTTCAATCCGGACACCACTCCCGCCCTGCCCCGCCAGAAGTTCCCCTCGTTCAACCCCTCGGCCACCTCCTCCTTCCAGCCCTCGCCGCTTCCCCCGGCTGCCGTGCCCACATCCGTTTCGGTTACCGTCCCCGCTGGTCCCTTGGTCACCCAGATTAGTTGTCCCTCTGCGCCACCGGTGCCCATGCCCCTGGTCCTGCCCTCCACCCCGCTGACCAGCAGTCCCCATCCCTCGGCGAACAGCAGTCTGCCAGCGAACACTGCCCACCAGGTATCCTCCAGTTCGCCCCAGCTCACTCCCGTCCTGACCGAGATGCAGATTCAGAGGATAACCATGTGTGCCGAGAAGATCGGTAGGCAGTTGCCCCAAAGGGAACCGCGGGCGCAGACCACCAGGAAGCGAACCACCCGGGAACTGGAGCAGGTGATCGCCATGGCGGAACAGGATCCGCGGCGCATGGACGAGATCCGTAAGTACTCGGCCATCTATGGGCGATTCGATTGCAAGCGGAGGCCGGAGAAGCCGCTGACCTTGCACGAGGTGTGCGTCAATGAGGCGGCCGCCCAGTTGTGCCGGAATCCACAGACCATCTGGCTGCTGACCCGCAGGGATGAGCTGTTCCCGCTGGCGCGGCAGATTGTCAAGGATGCAGGTTTTGGTCATTCCGCCAGCATTGCTCGGTACGGTGGTCTGCTCACCCAGCTGCCCTCCCAGGGAGCGGGATTGGGCGGCGGACGAGCTGGTCCTGGGGACACGGACTGTGAGTCCAGTGACGCCGCCGCCGTTCCCTCCAAGCGACAGCGACTCTCCTCCACGGAGGCCGCCCAACTGCCGCTCGACTTGAACCGG GAAGCCGTCGAGGACTCACGCTACAATCTGTTTGCCATGTACCAAAAGTTCGCCAAGCCGCCGTTCGATCTTACGGAAATTGCCAAGTTCTC ACTTGGCAAGGCGGCTGACTATGAGGATAATGACTCGCGCTTCTCGTTCAGCAACTCCAGTTCGCCGACCATGCCAGTGAGTATGTGTTGGAGCTCTACGAGGGCACTCCGCTCGCCGGGAAAAGCCTTAGAGTAA
- the LOC119553367 gene encoding venom serine protease Bi-VSP-like: protein MKWMCCASAVITLLPLVLLPPPTAAQFNQRRQVSQSCVTPDNYFGSCVALTYCPQVVDIFQTTSRDRAASYVIALQRSCGTRNINGDPVICCTEPRYNPVTEAPPPQHPDNPFLFPTIPSTTTTRTNSFVFPNFPRTTTTTKTTTTTTTPAPFPVTTSGPLCRGPDTKPGHCIELKECALLAKELLERPEDEIYAKFLRASRLVCGNKGYQVCCPNGQAVTTPSANITSGSIIPRNTDEVPRRLLNMEDGCGYTNVPNKKIVGGVVSHKGAWPWIALLGYKNTLKRFKCGGTLITARHVVTAAHCITTNLSFVRLGEHDLSTDTETRHVDFKIAKYVTHPEYEVRFKRGDLAIIFLERNVEFTSKITPICLPHTPDLRHKSYLQHNPFVVGWGKTMEDGESATVLNELQIPIQDNSLCRQRYAYSFYSKNLPANMFDSSVICAGDLSGGKDTCQGDSGGPLMMPESYKDTYRYHLIGVVSYGIGCARKNTPGVYTSTQHYMDWIIQQVQQTP, encoded by the exons ATGAAGTGGATGTGCTGTGCTAGTGCTGTGATTACACTCCTGCCCCTTGTACTCCTCCCCCCGCCCACTGCCGCCCAGTTCAATCAGCGCAGGCAAG TTAGCCAGAGCTGCGTCACCCCGGATAACTATTTTGGAAGTTGCGTGGCCCTGACCTACTGTCCCCAGGTGGTGGACATCTTCCAGACCACCAGCAGGGATCGGGCCGCGAGCTATGTGATCGCCCTGCAGCGCAGCTGTGGCACCCGCAACATCAACGGGGATCCGGTG ATCTGCTGCACAGAACCCAGATATAACCCGGTTACAGAGGCACCTCCGCCGCAACACCCCGATAATCCATTCCTGTTTCCTACCATACCGAGCACAACGACTACAAGAACCAATTCCTTCGTCTTTCCAAACTTCCCGAGAACCACGACTACTACTAAGACAACCACAACGACAACCACTCCAGCTCCCTTTCCGGTTACCACATCGGGACCCTTATGCCGAGGACCAGACACCAAGCCTGGACACTGTATAG AACTCAAGGAGTGTGCATTGCTAGCCAAGGAGCTGCTGGAGAGACCGGAGGACGAGATCTACGCCAAATTCTTGCGTGCCTCCAGATTGGTTTGTGGCAACAAGGGTTACCAGGTGTGCTGTCCCAATGGACAGGCGGTCACCACACCAAGTGCCAATATCACATCGGGTTCCATTATTCCCAGGAATACGGACGAAGTGCCTCGTCGGCTGCTCAATATGGAGGATGGGTGTGGCTATACGAATGTAccgaataaaaaaattgtgggcggTGTAGTGAGccacaagggggcgtggccctGGATCGCACTGCTGGGCTATAAGAATACCCTCAAACGGTTCAAGTGCGGAGGAACCCTGATCACCGCCAGACACGTGGTCACGGCAGCCCACTGCATCACCACAAATCT GTCGTTTGTGCGCTTGGGAGAACATGATCTGTCTACGGACACCGAGACTCGCCATGTGGACTTTAAAATAGCAAAG TACGTGACCCATCCGGAGTACGAAGTCCGCTTCAAACGCGGTGACTTGGCCATTATATTTTTAGAGCGAAACGTGGAGTTCACCTCCAAGATCACACCCATCTGCCTGCCACACACGCCTGATCTGCGCCACAAATCCTACTTGCAACACAATCCCTTCGTCGTAGGATGGGGAAAGACGATGGAGGACGGTGAGTCCGCCACCGTGCTGAACGAGCttcaaattccaattcagGATAACAGTCTGTGCCGCCAGAGATATGCATATAGTTTTTATTCTAAGAACCTACCCGCCAATATGTTTGACAGTTCGGTCATCTGCGCCGGAGATCTTTCCGGAGGCAAGGATACGTGCCAGGGCGACTCCGGTGGTCCGCTGATGATGCCGGAGTCGTACAAGGACACCTATCGGTACCATCTCATCGGCGTGGTGTCCTACGGCATCGGGTGTGCTCGGAAAAATACTCCGGGTGTATACACCAGCACACAGCACTATATGGACTGGATCATCCAACAGGTCCAGCAAACACCCTGA
- the LOC119553366 gene encoding venom serine protease Bi-VSP: MKWMCCASAVITLLPLVLLPPPTAAQFNQRRQVRQNCITPENYYGSCVALTYCPQVVNIFQITSRDRAQRYVIALQRSCGTRNINGDPVICCTEPRYNPVTERPRNPFFPTEDSFVGPQPPPEVPDNPFLIPTAPRTTTTTTTTTTTTTPAPIPVTSSEPLVEQRGVACRGPDTKPGNCVELKECASLLNQLRVKQRDETFANFLRASRLTCGNKGTEVCCPNGLTVTTPPSVIPKNTGEIPRRLPNVEEGCGSTVGYFKKIVGGEVSRKGAWPWIALLGYDDPSGSPFKCGGTLITARHVITAAHCIRDDLQFVRLGEHDLSTDTETPHVDINVARYVSHPEYNRKNGRSDMAILYLERNVEFTSKIAPICLPHTPSLRQKSYVGYMPFVAGWGKTMEGGQSATVLNELQIPIYENGVCIQSYAKEKRYFSADQFDSAVLCAGVLSGGKDTCQGDSGGPLMVPEQYQGGTSGLRFYLIGVVSYGIGCARPNVPGVYSSTQYFMDWIIAQVQQTP; encoded by the exons TTCGCCAGAACTGCATCACCCCCGAGAACTATTATGGGAGTTGTGTGGCCCTGACCTACTGTCCCCAGGTGGTGAACATCTTCCAGATTACCAGCAGGGATCGGGCCCAACGCTATGTGATCGCCCTGCAGCGCAGCTGTGGCACCCGCAACATCAACGGGGATCCGGTG ATCTGCTGCACAGAACCCAGATATAACCCGGTCACAGAGCGACCTCGGAACCCCTTCTTCCCCACAGAGGACTCGTTTGTTGGTCCACAGCCCCCGCCGGAAGTCCCCGACAATCCTTTCCTGATCCCTACCGCCCCGAGGACCACGACTACGACCACGACAACCACAACGACTACAACTCCAGCTCCCATTCCAGTTACCTCATCAGAACCCTTGGTGGAACAGCGGGGTGTCGCGTGCCGTGGACCAGACACCAAGCCCGGAAATTGTGTGG AACTCAAGGAGTGTGCATCGCTGTTAAATCAGTTGCGGGTGAAGCAGCGGGACGAGACCTTCGCCAATTTCTTGCGGGCCTCCAGACTGACTTGTGGCAACAAGGGCACCGAGGTGTGCTGTCCCAATGGACTGACGGTCACCACTCCGCCTTCCGTTATTCCCAAGAACACGGGCGAAATTCCTCGCCGGCTGCCCAATGTGGAGGAAGGATGCGGCTCAACGGTTGGATATTTCAAGAAGATCGTGGGCGGCGAGGTGAGCCggaagggggcgtggccctGGATCGCACTGCTAGGATATGACGATCCCTCCGGATCGCCGTTCAAGTGCGGAGGAACCCTGATCACCGCCAGACACGTGATCACGGCCGCCCATTGCATCAGGGACGATTT GCAATTTGTCCGCTTGGGAGAACACGATCTGTCCACGGACACGGAGACTCCCCATGTGGACATCAATGTTGCAAGG TACGTGTCACATCCGGAGTACAATCGCAAAAATGGACGCAGTGACATGGCCATCCTTTATCTGGAACGGAACGTGGAGTTCACGTCCAAGATTGCCCCCATCTGCCTGCCACACACGCCTAGTCTACGCCAGAAGTCATACGTGGGCTATATGCCCTTCGTCGCCGGATGGGGAAAGACGATGGAGGGCGGACAGTCGGCCACCGTGCTGAACGAGCTCCAAATCCCCATCTACGAGAACGGGGTGTGCATCCAGAGCTACGCGAAGGAGAAGCGATACTTCTCCGCCGATCAGTTCGACAGCGCTGTCCTCTGCGCCGGCGTTCTTTCCGGAGGAAAGGATACGTGCCAGGGCGACTCCGGCGGTCCGCTAATGGTGCCGGAACAGTACCAGGGCGGTACTTCGGGACTGCGGTTCTATCTGATCGGCGTGGTGTCCTACGGCATCGGGTGTGCCCGACCAAATGTGCCGGGGGTTTACTCCAGCACGCAGTACTTCATGGACTGGATCATCGCACAGGTCCAGCAGACACCCTGA
- the LOC119554535 gene encoding NGFI-A-binding protein homolog isoform X2: MEANSNPTTPTTAVATTTSTSSPSPAASTSSKGHSQAASTCSASASASASASVSASAPATQSQLLTTSLEIHKVEDLYNLSLASGLSEGQRSLSGAPSASSSPIMSPQGKIFGRNANGTMITTSRPGNEAEVQLYRVLQRASLLAYYDTLLEMGGDDVQQLYDAGEEEFLEIMALVGMASKPLHVRRLQKALHEWANNPGLFQGPMLPHLGLCETPPKPALVFNPDTTPALPRQKFPSFNPSATSSFQPSPLPPAAVPTSVSVTVPAGPLVTQISCPSAPPVPMPLVLPSTPLTSSPHPSANSSLPANTAHQVSSSSPQLTPVLTEMQIQRITMCAEKIGRQLPQREPRAQTTRKRTTRELEQVIAMAEQDPRRMDEIRKYSAIYGRFDCKRRPEKPLTLHEVCVNEAAAQLCRNPQTIWLLTRRDELFPLARQIVKDAGFGHSASIARYGGLLTQLPSQGAGLGGGRAGPGDTDCESSDAAAVPSKRQRLSSTEAAQLPLDLNREAVEDSRYNLFAMYQKFAKPPFDLTEIAKFSLGKAADYEDNDSRFSFSNSSSPTMPVNALQWNGK; encoded by the exons ATGGAGGCGAATTCAAATCCCACAACTCCCACGACGGCGGTGGCCACcaccacatccacatccagtCCATCGCCAGCTgcgagcaccagcagcaaaggACACAGTCAAGCCGCCTCCACTTgctccgcatccgcatccgcctCTGCATCCGCATCCGTATCCGCATCCGCACCCGCCACACAGTCCCAGCTGCTAACCACAAGTCTGGAAATCCACAAGGTGGAGGATCTGTACAATCTGTCCCTGGCCAGCGGCTTGTCCGAGGGTCAGAGATCCCTTTCGGGAGCCCCGTCGGCCTCCTCCAGTCCCATCATGAGTCCGCAGGGCAAGATATTCGGAAGGAATGCGAATGGAACAA TGATCACCACATCGCGACCGGGCAACGAGGCGGAGGTGCAGCTGTACCGGGTCCTCCAGAGGGCCAGTCTGCTGGCCTACTACGACACCCTACTGGAAATGGGCGGCGACGATGTGCAGCAGCTGTACGATGCCGGCGAGGAGGAGTTCCTCGAGATCATGGCCCTGGTGGGCATGGCCTCCAAGCCGCTCCACGTCCGCCGGCTGCAGAAGGCGCTCCACGAGTGGGCCAACAATCCGGGACTCTTCCAGGGTCCCATGCTGCCGCACTTGG GTCTCTGCGAAACGCCACCGAAACCGGCTTTGGTCTTCAATCCGGACACCACTCCCGCCCTGCCCCGCCAGAAGTTCCCCTCGTTCAACCCCTCGGCCACCTCCTCCTTCCAGCCCTCGCCGCTTCCCCCGGCTGCCGTGCCCACATCCGTTTCGGTTACCGTCCCCGCTGGTCCCTTGGTCACCCAGATTAGTTGTCCCTCTGCGCCACCGGTGCCCATGCCCCTGGTCCTGCCCTCCACCCCGCTGACCAGCAGTCCCCATCCCTCGGCGAACAGCAGTCTGCCAGCGAACACTGCCCACCAGGTATCCTCCAGTTCGCCCCAGCTCACTCCCGTCCTGACCGAGATGCAGATTCAGAGGATAACCATGTGTGCCGAGAAGATCGGTAGGCAGTTGCCCCAAAGGGAACCGCGGGCGCAGACCACCAGGAAGCGAACCACCCGGGAACTGGAGCAGGTGATCGCCATGGCGGAACAGGATCCGCGGCGCATGGACGAGATCCGTAAGTACTCGGCCATCTATGGGCGATTCGATTGCAAGCGGAGGCCGGAGAAGCCGCTGACCTTGCACGAGGTGTGCGTCAATGAGGCGGCCGCCCAGTTGTGCCGGAATCCACAGACCATCTGGCTGCTGACCCGCAGGGATGAGCTGTTCCCGCTGGCGCGGCAGATTGTCAAGGATGCAGGTTTTGGTCATTCCGCCAGCATTGCTCGGTACGGTGGTCTGCTCACCCAGCTGCCCTCCCAGGGAGCGGGATTGGGCGGCGGACGAGCTGGTCCTGGGGACACGGACTGTGAGTCCAGTGACGCCGCCGCCGTTCCCTCCAAGCGACAGCGACTCTCCTCCACGGAGGCCGCCCAACTGCCGCTCGACTTGAACCGG GAAGCCGTCGAGGACTCACGCTACAATCTGTTTGCCATGTACCAAAAGTTCGCCAAGCCGCCGTTCGATCTTACGGAAATTGCCAAGTTCTC ACTTGGCAAGGCGGCTGACTATGAGGATAATGACTCGCGCTTCTCGTTCAGCAACTCCAGTTCGCCGACCATGCCAGTGA ACGCCCTGCAATGGAATGGAAAGTGA